The following DNA comes from Nitrospirota bacterium.
CAGAGGCGAGGGGCAATCGGACCGACGGCTCGGAGCAGCGTGATGCGTCTTCCCCTCTGGCCTCTCGCCTCGACCCTCGTGCCTGGGAGGATCGCCCATGACGCTGCCGCTGTCCGACCTCGCCGCCGTCCTCCCCGAGTTGATCGTCGTCACGGCGGCCTGTCTCGTGCTCGGGCTCGACCCGATCACGCCTGCGTCGAAGAAAGACGCGCTGGCGTGGTTGAGCCTCGGATCGCTGGTGATCTGCCTGGGATTCACCGCGTCCCAAATGGGCGGCCGGACATCCGCGTTCAGCGACCTGGTGATCATCGACCCCTACGCCTGCTTCTGGAAACTCCTCCTCTATTTGGTGACGGGCCTGACCATCCTGCTGTCGTTCGCCTACCTCAAAGAAGAGCACCTGCACCTCGGCGAGTACTACGGATTCATCCTGTTGGCGCTGTCCGGCATGATGGTCATGGTGTCGGCCGCCGATCTGCTGACGATCTATCTCGGCACCGAACTGATGTCCCTGTCGCTGTACGTCATGGCCGGACTCAAGCGGTCCGAGCCTCGCTCGCTCGAAGCCTCGGCCAAATATTTCGTGCTGGGCGCCTTTTCCTCCGGCCTCCTGCTGTACGGCATCTCGTTGCTCTTCGGCGCGGCGGGCGCCACGAGGCTCTCCGCCATTGCAATCGCCGTAGCTGCGCGGGGACTCGACGACCCGGTCGTGCTCTTGGCGATGATCCTGTTGGCGGTCGGGTTCGGCTTCAAGCTCGCCGTGGTGCCGTTCCACATGTGGACGCCCGACGTCTACGAAGGCGCGCCGACCTCGGTCACCGCCTTCATGGCCGTGGCCTCCAAGGCGGCCAGCTTCGGCGCCTTTCTCCGGGTGTTCGTGGAAGGGCTGGGCGGGCTCAAAGCGAACTGGCAGCCCCTGTTCCTGGCCGTTTGCCTCGCCACGTTGGTGCTCGGCAACGTGGTGGCGATCGTCCAGACCAACATCAAACGCATGCTGGCCTACTCGAGCATCGCGCACGCCGGCTATGCCCTGATCGGCCTGGTCGCGGCCGGGCGGGCGGCCGACGGAACCGGCGCCACCGGCCTGGCCAGCGTCATGCTGTATCTTGCCGTGTACGCCTTCATGACCCTGGGCGCCTTCGCCGTCGTCGCGATGTTGCGCAAGGGCGGGCTCGAAGGCGAGGAGATCGAGGATTTCACGGGCTTGGCCAAGCGGCAGCCGGTGGCGGCGCTGCTCATGCTGGTCTTCATGGTCTCGCTCGCCGGCATCCCCCCGACGGCCGGCTTTATCGGAAAATTTTACCTGTTCATGGCAGCCGTCAACGGCGGGCTGGCTTGGCTGGCCGTCGTCGCGTTGCTCTTCGCCGCCGTGTCGGCTT
Coding sequences within:
- a CDS encoding NADH-quinone oxidoreductase subunit N, with the protein product MTLPLSDLAAVLPELIVVTAACLVLGLDPITPASKKDALAWLSLGSLVICLGFTASQMGGRTSAFSDLVIIDPYACFWKLLLYLVTGLTILLSFAYLKEEHLHLGEYYGFILLALSGMMVMVSAADLLTIYLGTELMSLSLYVMAGLKRSEPRSLEASAKYFVLGAFSSGLLLYGISLLFGAAGATRLSAIAIAVAARGLDDPVVLLAMILLAVGFGFKLAVVPFHMWTPDVYEGAPTSVTAFMAVASKAASFGAFLRVFVEGLGGLKANWQPLFLAVCLATLVLGNVVAIVQTNIKRMLAYSSIAHAGYALIGLVAAGRAADGTGATGLASVMLYLAVYAFMTLGAFAVVAMLRKGGLEGEEIEDFTGLAKRQPVAALLMLVFMVSLAGIPPTAGFIGKFYLFMAAVNGGLAWLAVVALLFAAVSAYYYLRVVMVMYMREPEPGSAPVPYLAASPALSIVLACAIAGVVLLGLFPNPLVSLTAQAVLVLK